Proteins co-encoded in one Montipora capricornis isolate CH-2021 chromosome 12, ASM3666992v2, whole genome shotgun sequence genomic window:
- the LOC138026951 gene encoding large ribosomal subunit protein mL40-like, whose amino-acid sequence MATLHTSKRLFSFFVRSSGLAVRQSLPARHNPSLKRKKGPLVDKKKKKQLIIRKPTEVVPPIDPESLLDPAHLKAPRLRKPIEISPEEQERRTLLLKEWSRFKMKQHKEELQRVQELERCREEALKELKKTSLFLYHEAIKVDHDFFPVEFKGPTETPPKADYMAPDMEETKVKGRIKARN is encoded by the coding sequence ATGGCGACTCTCCATACGTCTAAgaggttgttttctttttttgttcgtTCTAGCGGCCTCGCTGTTCGTCAGTCACTTCCCGCTAGACATAACCCTAGCCTTAAGAGAAAGAAGGGTCCACTTGtggacaagaaaaagaaaaaacagctaATTATTCGCAAACCAACCGAAGTCGTGCCTCCGATCGATCCCGAATCTCTGCTGGACCCGGCGCATTTAAAAGCTCCGAGATTGCGAAAACCGATTGAGATATCGCCCGAAGAACAGGAGCGAAGAACTTTGCTTTTAAAAGAATGGTCGAGGTTCAAGATGAAGCAACACAAGGAAGAGTTGCAGCGTGTTCAAGAGCTGGAGCGGTGCCGCGAAGAAGCCTTGAAGGAGTTGAAAAAGACTTCGTTGTTTCTTTATCACGAAGCGATAAAAGTTGACCATGATTTCTTTCCCGTTGAATTTAAGGGACCGACAGAAACTCCACCTAAAGCTGACTACATGGCTCCTGATATGGAAGAAACTAAAGTGAAAGGGAGAATTAAAGCGAGAAACTGA